The following are encoded together in the Strix aluco isolate bStrAlu1 chromosome 13, bStrAlu1.hap1, whole genome shotgun sequence genome:
- the VDAC1 gene encoding non-selective voltage-gated ion channel VDAC1 isoform X2 — MAVPPAYADLGKSARDVFTKGYGFGLIKLDLKTKSENGLEFTSSGSANSETSKVSGSLETKYKWVEYGLMFTEKWNTDNTLGTEITLEDQLARGLKLTFDSSFSPNTGKKSAKVKTGYKREHINIGCDMDFDIAGPSIRGALVVGYEGWLAGYQMTFETTKSRVTQSNFAVGYKTDEFQLHTNVNDGTEFGGSIYQKVNDKLETAVNLAWTAGNSNTRFGIAAKYQIDPDASFSAKVNNSSLIGLGYTQTLKPGIKLTLSALLDGKNVNAGGHKLGLGLEFEA; from the exons atggCTGTTCCACCTGCTTACGCTGATCTGGGCAAATCTGCCAGAGATGTTTTCACCAAGGGATATG GTTTTGGGTTAATAAAActtgatttgaaaacaaaatctgaaaatggaCTG gaatTTACAAGCTCAGGTTCAGCAAACTCAGAAACGAGCAAAGTTAGTGGTAGtttggaaacaaaatacaaatgggtGGAATATGGATTGATGTTCACAGAAAAGTGGAACACTGACAACACACTAGGCACTGAGATTACTCTTGAAGATCAG cttGCACGTGGCCTGAAGCTGACATTTGACTCCTCCTTCTCTCCTAACACTGG gaaaaagagTGCTAAAGTTAAGACAGGGTACAAAAGGGAACACATCAACATTGGCTGCGACATGGATTTTGATATTGCTGGTCCTTCAATACGTGGAGCCCTGGTGGTTGGCTACGAGGGGTGGCTGGCAGGTTACCAAATGACTTTTGAGACAACAAAGTCTAGAGTAACCCAGAGCAATTTTGCTGTTGGCTATAAGACAGATGAATTCCAGCTTCATACTAACGT GAATGATGGAACAGAATTTGGCGGCTCCATTTACCAGAAGGTGAATGATAAACTGGAAACCGCTGTGAATCTTGCTTGGACAGCCGGTAACAGCAACACGCGCTTTGGAATAGCAGCCAAGTATCAGATTGACCCAGATGCCTCTTTTTCT gcTAAAGTGAACAACTCCAGTCTGATCGGATTAGGATACACTCAGACTTTAAAGCCAG GTATCAAACTGACACTGTCAGCTTTGTTGGATGGCAAGAATGTCAACGCAGGTGGTCACAAACTTGGTCTAGGATTGGAATTTGAAGCATAA
- the VDAC1 gene encoding non-selective voltage-gated ion channel VDAC1 isoform X1, protein MKMAVPPAYADLGKSARDVFTKGYGFGLIKLDLKTKSENGLEFTSSGSANSETSKVSGSLETKYKWVEYGLMFTEKWNTDNTLGTEITLEDQLARGLKLTFDSSFSPNTGKKSAKVKTGYKREHINIGCDMDFDIAGPSIRGALVVGYEGWLAGYQMTFETTKSRVTQSNFAVGYKTDEFQLHTNVNDGTEFGGSIYQKVNDKLETAVNLAWTAGNSNTRFGIAAKYQIDPDASFSAKVNNSSLIGLGYTQTLKPGIKLTLSALLDGKNVNAGGHKLGLGLEFEA, encoded by the exons ATG aaaatggCTGTTCCACCTGCTTACGCTGATCTGGGCAAATCTGCCAGAGATGTTTTCACCAAGGGATATG GTTTTGGGTTAATAAAActtgatttgaaaacaaaatctgaaaatggaCTG gaatTTACAAGCTCAGGTTCAGCAAACTCAGAAACGAGCAAAGTTAGTGGTAGtttggaaacaaaatacaaatgggtGGAATATGGATTGATGTTCACAGAAAAGTGGAACACTGACAACACACTAGGCACTGAGATTACTCTTGAAGATCAG cttGCACGTGGCCTGAAGCTGACATTTGACTCCTCCTTCTCTCCTAACACTGG gaaaaagagTGCTAAAGTTAAGACAGGGTACAAAAGGGAACACATCAACATTGGCTGCGACATGGATTTTGATATTGCTGGTCCTTCAATACGTGGAGCCCTGGTGGTTGGCTACGAGGGGTGGCTGGCAGGTTACCAAATGACTTTTGAGACAACAAAGTCTAGAGTAACCCAGAGCAATTTTGCTGTTGGCTATAAGACAGATGAATTCCAGCTTCATACTAACGT GAATGATGGAACAGAATTTGGCGGCTCCATTTACCAGAAGGTGAATGATAAACTGGAAACCGCTGTGAATCTTGCTTGGACAGCCGGTAACAGCAACACGCGCTTTGGAATAGCAGCCAAGTATCAGATTGACCCAGATGCCTCTTTTTCT gcTAAAGTGAACAACTCCAGTCTGATCGGATTAGGATACACTCAGACTTTAAAGCCAG GTATCAAACTGACACTGTCAGCTTTGTTGGATGGCAAGAATGTCAACGCAGGTGGTCACAAACTTGGTCTAGGATTGGAATTTGAAGCATAA
- the C13H5orf15 gene encoding keratinocyte-associated transmembrane protein 2 → MAAAGQRDVPAGRALCLLLLCGWALAAGGQNSLGTTKAEMLQKNNSSKSENETLSRSQNLTDIFQSINPTKKEASPTKKEAFPTTAKINLVTAVKPSTAKGNSPPYVLSRAVTASPVSQMDVDASEDTKIEEEDLLTDLKDTLNSSPPIIKETMESDGGEDYGPYEMTSNSRYNSDLLDMPEDDDSDTISNYNEEIKTLAEKIKDVSVTGLEEEEDSHFFFHLVVVAFLVAVVYVTYHNKRKIFLLVQSRRWRDGLCSRTVEYHRLDQNVNEAMPSLKITNDYVF, encoded by the exons ATGGCGGCCGCCGGTCAGAGGGACGTCCCGGCGGGCCGcgctctctgcctgctgctgctctgcggcTGGGCCCTGGCGGCCGGCGGGCAGAACTCTCTCG GTACTACAAAAGCAGagatgcttcagaaaaacaaTTCTTCTAAAAGTGAGAATGAAACGCTAAGTAGATCCCAAAATTTGACAGACATCTTTCAGAGtataaacccaacaaaaaaagaGGCAAGCCCAACAAAAAAAGAGGCATTTCCAACAACAGCTAAAATCAATTTGGTGACTGCAGTAAAACCATCTACAGCAAAAGGCAATTCTCCACCGTATGTTCTCTCTCGTGCGGTGACTGCTAGTCCAGTATCTCAAATGGATGTTGATGCTTCTGAAGATACTAAAATTGAGGAAGAGGATCTTCTAACAGATTTGAAAGACACACTAAATAGTTCACCACCCATCATAAAAGAAACTATGGAGTCGGATGGAGGAGAAGACTATGGTCCTTATGAAATGACATCGAATTCCAGATACAACTCAGACCTTCTAGACATGCCAGAAGATGATGATTCTGACACCATTAGTAATTACAATGAGGAGATCAAGACCCTCGCTGAGAAGATAAAGGATGTTTCTGTCACAGGgttagaagaggaagaagacagccatttcttttttcatctggTTGTAGTTGCCTTCTTAGTAGCTGTTGTTTACGTCACCTATCACAATAAGAGGAAG atcttcTTACTGGTCCAGAGCCGAAGATGGAGGGATGGCCTATGCTCTAGGACAGTAGAATACCATCGTTTAGATCAAAATGTTAACGAAGCAATGCCTTCCCTGAAAATAACTAATGACTACGTATTTTGA